GCCACCGGGCCGTGGCGGCGTATCTCACGAGCGAGTGGCCGAATGCGTGAGCGAGGCGCTCGTGTTCGCCGGCTCCATGGCCGTTCGTCGATGCGCATATCGCGCCACCACGGCAAAGCAAACCCCCGCGACGTAGAAGCTAGGCGAGGGTTTCTGGAACCGTTGTAACGACGGTTCTTGTGGCCGCGACGGGCGCCGATCCCGTGACCTCACGATTTTCAGTTGGATACGGCAGGGGCTCGTTGGTCGCCGTTTGCCGCGTGATTCCGTGGAAGTCGTCGTGGCTGGTCGCGGCTGGTTGGGGATAGTTGCAGTGGAGCTACCGGCACGGAACCGGCACAGAGAACGCCCGAACACCCAGCGCTGGATAGGATCTGCGTGAGTGTCGTGTCGTACGCAGCGTAGCTAGGAGAAGCATGGCCGAGTCGAAGGCATCAGCCCGCCAACGCCCGCGACTGGTGGGGAAAGACGACGAGCTGAGTCTCTCGGTCAGCGGTTATAAGGCGATCCGTGATGAGATGACTCTCCGAATCGCGCCGCTAACGATCATCGCGGGTGCGAATAGCGCAGGCAAATCCAGCTTCATGCAGCCGTTCCTTCTCATGAAGCAGACGCTTGATTCTGCTTTCGATCCCGGCCCGCTGCTCCTGCACGGACCAAATGTTAGAGCGACTGATAGGTCGCAGATTCTTAGCCGAGGAAAGTCGCGCAGCGACGTGGTGCAACGGTTCTCGGCCGGGATGAAGACGCCTAGAGACTCGCGGAAGGTCACTTTCGGTATTGACGGGCTCGATCTGGTGATCGAAACTGACGAGATTGGTGAAGACGGGCAGATCATTCGTCTGGCTGAGCCTTTGCGAAAGTCCGATGAGAAGGTGCTAAAGCAGCGGTTCGCCGACCTTGCGCAACGGTACCTGCGCGTCTTGAGGGACACCGAGGCGCACGGCGCCGACAGTTGGGGCTTCGATGTAGTCAGGAATCGTTGCTTTCTCGACCTCACTCTGGATCTGGGTGTAGGTGACAGGCGCTTTGGCATTAGCGTCAGCGACGAATTGACAGACGACCGGAGGTGGGTCGATCTTCTCCGCGGAATAATTCACGTGCCCGGTCTACGTGGGAATCCTGAGCGATCGTACAGTCGCTCGGCCGTGGGGTCCACGTTCCCTGGAACCTTCGATACCTATGTGGCCAGCATCGTGTATCAGTGGACCGAGAAAGATCGCACCCGTCTTGACCGCTTGTCACGACAACTTGAAGAGCTCGGGCTTACGTGGAAGCTGACGGCCCGGCGGCTCAACGATGCGTCCATCGAACTCTTGGTCGGTCGTACTCAACATGCTCAGCAAGGTGGAGCGAATGATGTGGTGAGCGTTGCAGATGTCGGATTCGGAGTAAGTCAGACGCTCCCCGTGCTCGTCGCGCTCCTCACAGCCAAGCCTGGACAGATCGTCTATCTCGAGCAGCCCGAAATTCATCTTCATCCAAAAGCTCAGTTGGTCTTGGCGGCGATTCTCGTTGAAGCCGCGGGCCGCGGAGTGCGTGTAGTCGCAGAGACGCACAGCTCACTTGTGATTCGAGGTATTCAGACAGCGGTCGCCGAACGTCAGCTCCAGCCAAATGACCTCTCCTTCAACTGGTTCGGTCGCGATGCCCTCACAGGTTTCCAGACCATCACCACAGCGAACGTTGATGAAGCGGGACGTTTTGGGGATTGGCCATTGGACTTCGACGACGTCTCTCGTGAGGCCGATTGGGCCTACCTCGATGCTGTTGAAGAGCGCGAAACTGGCGGAAGATGACACAGCTCATCGCTCACATCGTGGTCGATGCGTCAATCGCTCGAAGTGCCTCCGATCCCGCCAGGCATCCGGTGACAGTCGCCTGTCTTTCGTTTGCGCGCTTACTCGAAAAGAAGAGTTGCTCGACGGGGGCAATCATGACTCCCGCGCTTCAAGACGAGTGGAGACGTCATGCGTCGCGCATGATGACGTCATGGCTCGTGTCGATGGAGCAGCGTGGGAGAGTCCGCAGAGAGAAGGACCGTGTCGTGCGTGACTTGCGTGTGGCAGTCAAGACCATCTCGAACGAGGGTATTCGTGTCGCGATCGAGAAGGACCTCCATCTGAGCGAAGCCGCTGTGCTGCACGGTGTGCCGGTCGCATCGCTTGATGACAGGCAACGCCGATTCCTGAAGAGCCTCTCGGAGGCGTATCCGACGGCTGGACGAATTCAGTGGCTCAATCCTGCGACCGATTCGGGCTGGGAGACTTGGCTCGAGGGCGGGTGCAGCGATACACAGAGCTACCGCACGTCCGACGCCTGAGGACGCGCGACAGCCGAGGAGCGCCCGGAGCGCAGCGGAGCGAGGACCGTCCTCGGCGGCGACGGTGTAAGGAAGTGCAGCACGCAGTTCGACGTCTCAGCGCGGAGTGACTCGATCGTCTCTTGCCGGGACTCGAGGCGCACGTCCGCTGTGTCGAGTTCCTGGGACAGTGCGTCGATCGTTGCGTCGCGGTGTGCGATTGTGCCGTCGCGGTCCGCGAGCTGGATAAGCGCGGGTAAAGCGACGACCTCGGCGCCTACCAAAGCGACGCCTAGATTGATTAATGCGGCTCGTTAGCCGCGCGGTCCGGTTGGATGAGTTGCTCATGCCCGCCAGTGTCGCTGGGGCAACCGACATCCTTACCGGCACAAAACCGGCACAACATCTCCGAGTGCCCGTCTAGCTTCGCTCCGCTCGCTGGACGATCGGGGACAGGAGACGGGTTGCATCGCGCTGTGCTCGCACAACGAACGGGGACGGAAACCGCCTCTCACCAGGGCAAAGCAAAACCCCCGCGATGTAGAAGCTACGCGAGGGTTTCTGGAACCGTTGTAACGACGGTTCTTGTGGCTCCGACGGGCGTCGATCCCGTGACCTCACGATTTTCAGTCGTGCGCTCTACCAACTGAGCTACAGAGCCGTGCGACCGGCGAACCTGTCGCATCTAGACGAAAGGCCTCCTCGAAAGAAGGCCCGTCGCTTAGAGCGACCCTGACGGGACTTGAACCCGCGACCTCCGCCGTGACAGGGCGGCACGCTAACCA
This Microbacterium sp. XT11 DNA region includes the following protein-coding sequences:
- a CDS encoding AAA family ATPase, which encodes MAESKASARQRPRLVGKDDELSLSVSGYKAIRDEMTLRIAPLTIIAGANSAGKSSFMQPFLLMKQTLDSAFDPGPLLLHGPNVRATDRSQILSRGKSRSDVVQRFSAGMKTPRDSRKVTFGIDGLDLVIETDEIGEDGQIIRLAEPLRKSDEKVLKQRFADLAQRYLRVLRDTEAHGADSWGFDVVRNRCFLDLTLDLGVGDRRFGISVSDELTDDRRWVDLLRGIIHVPGLRGNPERSYSRSAVGSTFPGTFDTYVASIVYQWTEKDRTRLDRLSRQLEELGLTWKLTARRLNDASIELLVGRTQHAQQGGANDVVSVADVGFGVSQTLPVLVALLTAKPGQIVYLEQPEIHLHPKAQLVLAAILVEAAGRGVRVVAETHSSLVIRGIQTAVAERQLQPNDLSFNWFGRDALTGFQTITTANVDEAGRFGDWPLDFDDVSREADWAYLDAVEERETGGR